A region of Micromonospora chokoriensis DNA encodes the following proteins:
- the prcA gene encoding proteasome subunit alpha — protein MAMQFYASPEQIMRDRSELARKGIARGRSAVVLSYSGGVLFVAENLSSALHKVSEIYDRIGFAAVGRYNEFENLRRAGVRMADLNGLSYDRRDVTGRALANAFAQTLGAIFTEQSKPFEVEICVAEVGATADDDELYRLTYDGSVNDEPGRMAMGGQAEAITAVLKSQHRADMSLAEAARVAVQALSTAGGEGGAARTIAANQLEVAVLDRQRVGRTFRRITGAALTALLDGDVAAAEQPAEAGGPDTPAQPTTEAHKPTTSAGSADLEDKPADGN, from the coding sequence GTGGCCATGCAGTTCTACGCCTCGCCCGAACAGATCATGCGCGATCGCTCCGAGTTGGCCCGCAAGGGCATCGCTCGGGGCCGCAGCGCGGTGGTCCTCAGTTACTCCGGCGGGGTGCTCTTCGTCGCGGAGAACCTCTCCAGCGCCCTGCACAAGGTCAGCGAGATCTACGACCGGATCGGCTTCGCGGCGGTCGGTCGGTACAACGAGTTCGAGAATCTGCGCCGGGCCGGTGTGCGGATGGCCGACCTGAACGGGCTCAGCTACGACCGGCGGGACGTCACCGGCCGGGCCCTGGCCAACGCGTTCGCCCAGACGCTGGGCGCGATCTTCACCGAGCAGTCGAAGCCGTTCGAGGTGGAGATCTGCGTGGCGGAGGTCGGGGCCACCGCCGACGACGACGAGCTGTACCGGTTGACGTACGACGGCTCGGTCAACGACGAGCCGGGGCGGATGGCGATGGGTGGCCAGGCCGAGGCGATCACCGCGGTGCTGAAGTCGCAGCACCGGGCTGACATGTCCCTCGCCGAGGCGGCCCGGGTGGCGGTGCAGGCGTTGAGCACGGCCGGTGGTGAGGGCGGCGCGGCTCGGACGATCGCCGCCAACCAGCTGGAGGTGGCGGTGTTGGACCGCCAGCGGGTGGGGCGTACGTTCCGTCGGATCACCGGTGCCGCGCTGACCGCGTTGCTGGACGGCGATGTCGCCGCCGCGGAGCAGCCGGCGGAGGCCGGTGGCCCCGACACGCCGGCGCAGCCGACCACGGAGGCGCACAAGCCGACGACGTCCGCGGGTTCGGCCGACCTGGAGGACAAGCCGGCCGACGGCAATTAA
- a CDS encoding glycosyltransferase family 2 protein, translating to MEPPRITVVMLAYGPEPYLVDAARAVLASTDVTVELIVVDNGCTGDGIDAVKNLPGVRVLSPEHNTGYAGGCDVGAAEATGDWLAFVNSDAIVAPDALAKTTDVAAEDGVGAAMASIRLADRPELINTAGNPLHFAGLSWAGGNGEPATAHAHRRSVASLSGCCFVIDRRLWRDLDGFAPEYFAYHEDTELSVRLRHRGLRLEYVPDAVVRHHYEFSRNALKLYLVERNRLVTLLTTYQARTLAVLAPALLLTEAAMFTNALAAGWAPHKVRGWRWLWQHRSWVRSRRRQLQAERRVPDGVIAELMTGRLPPTDVNAPGLRAFNLLAGAYWALAKPLLQRH from the coding sequence ATGGAGCCACCTCGGATCACCGTGGTCATGCTGGCCTATGGCCCCGAGCCGTACCTGGTCGACGCCGCCCGCGCCGTCCTCGCCAGCACCGACGTCACCGTCGAGCTGATCGTCGTCGACAACGGCTGCACCGGCGACGGCATCGACGCCGTGAAGAACCTCCCCGGGGTACGCGTGCTGTCCCCCGAGCACAACACCGGCTACGCCGGCGGCTGCGACGTCGGTGCCGCCGAGGCGACCGGCGACTGGCTCGCCTTCGTCAACTCCGACGCGATCGTCGCACCCGACGCCCTCGCCAAGACCACCGACGTGGCCGCCGAGGACGGCGTGGGCGCCGCGATGGCGTCCATCCGCCTCGCCGACCGACCCGAGCTGATCAACACCGCCGGCAACCCCCTGCACTTCGCCGGCCTCTCCTGGGCCGGCGGCAACGGCGAACCCGCCACCGCCCACGCCCACCGTCGCTCCGTGGCATCGCTGAGCGGCTGCTGCTTCGTCATCGACCGGCGACTCTGGCGCGACCTCGACGGATTCGCCCCCGAGTACTTCGCCTACCACGAGGACACCGAGCTGAGCGTACGGCTGCGCCACCGCGGCCTGCGCCTGGAGTACGTACCCGACGCCGTGGTACGTCACCACTACGAGTTCTCCCGCAACGCGCTCAAGCTCTACCTGGTCGAACGCAACCGGCTGGTCACCCTGCTCACCACCTACCAGGCCCGTACCCTCGCGGTGCTCGCTCCCGCGCTGCTGCTCACCGAGGCCGCGATGTTCACGAACGCGCTGGCCGCCGGCTGGGCACCGCACAAGGTCCGCGGATGGCGCTGGCTGTGGCAGCACCGCAGCTGGGTACGCAGCCGCCGCCGGCAACTCCAGGCCGAACGCCGGGTGCCCGACGGCGTCATCGCCGAGCTGATGACCGGACGGCTGCCCCCGACCGACGTCAACGCCCCCGGGTTGCGCGCCTTCAACCTGCTGGCCGGGGCCTACTGGGCCCTCGCCAAGCCGCTGCTCCAGCGCCACTGA
- the rfbB gene encoding dTDP-glucose 4,6-dehydratase: MRILVTGGAGFIGSEYVRLLLGKPLGTADGVPPLEPSVVTVLDKLTYSGNLANLDPVRDDSRLRFVQGDICDPVVVDEVVAGQDVIVHFAAESHVDRSIAGAAPFVTTNVLGTQTLLDAALRHRTGRFVHVSTDEVYGSIDEGSWTETWPLAPNSPYSASKAGSDLLALAYHRTHGMDVVVTRCSNNYGPYQFPEKVIPLFVSNLLDGGTVPLYGDGGNVRDWLHVHDHCRGIALVQQKGRAGEVYNIGGGTELTNKELTGLLLDACGAGWDRVVPVADRKGHDRRYSLDITKINQELGYAPSITLDEGLAATVAWYRDNRAWWEPLKPTSTT, from the coding sequence GTGAGGATTCTCGTCACCGGCGGAGCCGGATTCATCGGGTCGGAGTACGTTCGCCTGTTGCTGGGCAAGCCCCTCGGCACTGCCGACGGCGTGCCGCCGCTCGAGCCGTCGGTCGTGACGGTGCTCGACAAACTGACGTACTCGGGCAACCTGGCCAACCTCGATCCCGTCCGCGACGACTCACGGCTGCGGTTCGTGCAGGGCGACATCTGTGACCCGGTCGTGGTCGACGAGGTCGTCGCCGGTCAGGACGTGATCGTGCACTTCGCCGCCGAGTCGCACGTCGACCGCTCCATCGCCGGTGCCGCGCCGTTCGTCACCACCAACGTGCTGGGCACCCAGACCCTGCTCGACGCCGCGCTGCGCCACCGCACCGGCCGGTTCGTGCACGTCTCGACCGACGAGGTCTACGGCTCCATCGACGAGGGCTCCTGGACCGAGACCTGGCCGCTCGCCCCGAACTCGCCGTACTCGGCGTCCAAGGCGGGCTCCGACCTGCTCGCCCTGGCCTACCACCGCACCCACGGCATGGACGTCGTCGTCACCCGCTGCTCCAACAACTACGGCCCGTACCAGTTCCCCGAGAAGGTCATCCCACTGTTCGTCAGCAACCTGCTCGACGGCGGCACCGTTCCGCTCTACGGCGACGGTGGCAACGTCCGCGACTGGCTGCACGTGCACGACCATTGCCGCGGCATCGCGCTGGTTCAGCAGAAGGGTCGCGCCGGCGAGGTCTACAACATCGGCGGTGGCACCGAGTTGACCAACAAGGAGCTGACCGGCCTGCTCCTGGACGCCTGCGGCGCCGGCTGGGACCGGGTCGTCCCGGTCGCCGACCGCAAGGGCCACGACCGTCGCTACTCGCTCGACATCACCAAGATCAACCAGGAGCTCGGGTACGCCCCCAGCATCACCCTCGACGAGGGGCTGGCCGCCACCGTCGCCTGGTACCGCGACAACCGGGCCTGGTGGGAGCCGCTCAAGCCCACATCCACCACATGA
- the prcB gene encoding proteasome subunit beta: protein MAAGFDPSGRLPDVFTNAGTSSFTTFLSRVAPEMLPGRRPLPPGMAADLAPHATTIVAISAADGVVMAGDRRATMGNLIAQRDIEKVHPADAYSLVGIAGTAGIGIELMRLFQVELEHYEKIEGAMLSLDGKANRLASMIRGNLGAAMQGLAVVPLFAGFDLAAADPTRAGRIFSFDVTGGPYEETGYDAIGSGSLFAKSALKKRFRVGLSVDDATRLAVEALYDAADDDTATGGPDLTRRIYPVVMTATAEGTRRLTDAETAAIAEGVVAGRMENPGG, encoded by the coding sequence GTGGCAGCGGGCTTTGATCCATCCGGGCGTCTACCAGATGTGTTCACCAACGCGGGGACGTCCTCCTTCACGACGTTCCTGAGTCGGGTGGCCCCCGAGATGCTGCCCGGTCGGCGGCCGTTGCCGCCGGGCATGGCAGCCGACCTGGCGCCGCACGCGACCACCATCGTGGCCATCTCGGCCGCCGATGGCGTCGTGATGGCCGGCGACCGACGGGCCACCATGGGCAACCTGATCGCCCAGCGCGACATCGAGAAGGTGCACCCGGCCGACGCGTACTCGCTGGTCGGCATCGCGGGCACCGCGGGCATCGGCATCGAGTTGATGCGACTGTTCCAGGTGGAGTTGGAGCACTACGAGAAGATCGAGGGCGCGATGCTCTCGCTGGACGGCAAGGCCAACCGGTTGGCGTCCATGATCCGTGGCAACCTGGGCGCGGCCATGCAGGGCCTGGCCGTGGTGCCGCTCTTCGCCGGCTTCGACCTGGCCGCCGCCGACCCGACGAGGGCCGGCCGCATCTTCAGCTTCGACGTGACCGGCGGCCCGTACGAGGAGACCGGCTACGACGCGATCGGTTCCGGCTCGCTCTTCGCGAAGTCGGCGCTGAAGAAGCGGTTCCGGGTCGGCCTGTCTGTCGACGACGCCACCCGGCTCGCGGTCGAGGCGCTCTACGACGCGGCCGACGACGACACCGCGACCGGTGGGCCGGACCTGACCCGTCGCATCTACCCGGTGGTGATGACCGCTACCGCGGAGGGCACCCGGAGGCTGACCGACGCCGAGACGGCGGCGATCGCCGAGGGCGTGGTCGCCGGTCGGATGGAGAACCCGGGCGGTTGA
- the rfbD gene encoding dTDP-4-dehydrorhamnose reductase — MTRLVVTGLLVTGAGGMLGRDLVTVLHTRSDFKVTAATRADLDITDPAAVRAAVGGHDLVINAAAWTNVDGAEDNEAAATAVNGDGVANLASACAASGARLVQVSTDYVLAGDACSPYPEDAPTAPVNAYGRSKLAGEQAVGRLLPDTGYVVRTAWLYGAHGPNFVATMLRLAEQRQHIDVVDDQHGQPTWSFRLAEQLVALADAALNGRAAPGVYHSTCAGQTTWYGLARAVFALTGLDPERIRRTTSDRYPRPAPRPAYSVLAHSRWAAAGLPSLPDWHATLIDAFDSPAPPVPWKVA; from the coding sequence ATGACCCGACTGGTCGTCACCGGTCTGCTCGTCACCGGCGCCGGCGGGATGCTCGGCCGTGACCTGGTCACCGTGCTGCACACCCGCTCCGACTTCAAGGTGACGGCGGCCACCCGGGCCGACCTGGACATCACCGACCCGGCCGCCGTCCGCGCCGCGGTAGGAGGTCACGACCTCGTGATCAACGCCGCGGCGTGGACCAACGTCGACGGGGCCGAGGACAACGAGGCGGCGGCGACCGCCGTCAACGGTGACGGGGTGGCCAACCTGGCGTCGGCCTGCGCGGCCAGTGGCGCCCGGCTGGTCCAGGTCTCCACCGACTACGTCCTCGCCGGCGACGCGTGCTCCCCCTACCCGGAGGACGCGCCCACCGCGCCGGTCAACGCCTACGGCCGGAGCAAGCTGGCCGGTGAACAGGCCGTCGGCCGCCTGCTGCCCGACACCGGGTACGTGGTCCGCACCGCCTGGCTGTACGGCGCGCACGGGCCGAACTTCGTGGCCACCATGCTCCGCCTCGCCGAGCAGCGTCAGCACATCGACGTGGTCGACGACCAGCACGGCCAGCCCACCTGGTCCTTCCGGCTGGCCGAACAACTCGTCGCCCTCGCCGACGCCGCCCTGAACGGCCGGGCCGCACCGGGCGTCTACCACAGCACCTGCGCCGGCCAGACGACCTGGTACGGGCTGGCCCGCGCGGTGTTCGCGTTGACCGGTCTCGACCCGGAGCGGATTCGACGGACAACCAGCGACCGGTATCCTCGTCCTGCTCCCCGCCCGGCGTACAGTGTGCTCGCGCACAGCCGTTGGGCGGCTGCGGGCCTGCCGTCGCTTCCGGACTGGCATGCCACCCTCATCGACGCGTTCGACTCCCCCGCTCCACCAGTTCCGTGGAAGGTCGCATGA
- a CDS encoding ubiquitin-like protein Pup has protein sequence MATHDSGGQSQSGKSRQGEEIEDVTTEANPEVAERHAEITEDVDDLLDEIDSVLEENAEEFVRGYVQKGGQ, from the coding sequence ATGGCCACTCATGACAGCGGCGGCCAGTCGCAGTCCGGCAAGTCCCGTCAGGGCGAGGAAATCGAGGACGTCACCACCGAGGCCAACCCCGAGGTGGCCGAGCGGCACGCCGAGATCACCGAGGACGTCGACGACCTGCTCGACGAGATCGACTCCGTCCTCGAAGAAAATGCAGAAGAATTCGTGAGAGGTTACGTACAGAAAGGAGGTCAGTGA
- the rfbC gene encoding dTDP-4-dehydrorhamnose 3,5-epimerase, with the protein MKIRELSIEGAWEISPQQHGDPRGMFMEWYRFDKLAEAVGHPLRLAQANMSVSARGVVRGIHFADVPPGQAKYVTCVRGAVLDVIVDLRVGSPTFGRWEGVRLDDTDRRAVYLSEGLGHGFCALTDDATLSYLCSATYNPTGEHAVHPLDGELGIEWPADVPLLSARDDAAPTLAQARELGLLPEYDTCRRFTASLGPDGMSHSTGM; encoded by the coding sequence GTGAAGATCCGGGAGCTGAGCATCGAGGGCGCCTGGGAGATCAGTCCCCAGCAGCACGGCGACCCGCGCGGCATGTTCATGGAGTGGTACCGCTTCGACAAGCTCGCCGAGGCGGTCGGGCACCCCCTGCGCCTGGCCCAGGCCAACATGTCGGTCTCGGCGCGAGGCGTGGTGCGCGGCATCCACTTCGCCGACGTTCCGCCCGGGCAGGCCAAGTACGTCACCTGCGTGCGCGGAGCGGTCCTCGACGTGATCGTGGACCTGCGGGTCGGCTCGCCGACCTTCGGCCGTTGGGAGGGCGTCCGGCTGGACGACACCGACCGCCGGGCGGTCTACCTCAGCGAGGGGCTGGGGCACGGCTTCTGCGCGCTGACCGACGACGCGACGCTGAGCTACCTCTGCTCGGCCACGTACAACCCGACCGGTGAGCACGCGGTGCACCCCCTGGACGGGGAGTTGGGCATCGAGTGGCCCGCCGACGTCCCACTGTTGTCCGCGCGCGACGACGCGGCGCCGACCCTGGCCCAGGCCCGCGAGCTAGGTCTGCTGCCGGAGTACGACACCTGCCGGCGGTTCACGGCGAGCCTCGGGCCGGACGGAATGTCGCACTCAACCGGTATGTGA
- a CDS encoding lipopolysaccharide biosynthesis protein yields MIRRLLSLVPPGTVAVGAGLALLGLASYVHLAVAGHSLTEADYSSLSVLWSIVFTLGIGLFMPVEQEVARLVAARHSQGLPPGPVLARGAVLAAGLLAAMVALIIAFRGMLADRLFDGDGTMVTVLIGSLAGLAVAHTTRGVLSGLQLFPWYGTQLGIDGGLRIVLVAVLGLTGVTNPVWFGAVLVVAPVAGVILTAPPVLRAIGGGTPLAWAPLLRGLGLLIVSSLLAQVVVNIGVINVKVLDPSDVATAGALLSALVLVRIPLFVFASLQASLLPGLATTATTGDLAGFHSLLRRALGIVTALGLTGAVGAVLLGPWLVQTLFDAPGVLGHGDFAWLAVATLAYLWAMVLGQALLALDRHRAQALAWAVGVAALIVATLAPVTTALRVELGYAVGSVVVAATMAVLLRNRTPRSAPTHTPPLEAVTPGVTGGP; encoded by the coding sequence GTGATCCGCAGGCTTCTGAGTCTGGTCCCACCGGGCACCGTCGCCGTCGGCGCCGGCCTGGCCCTGCTGGGGTTGGCCTCCTACGTCCACCTGGCCGTCGCCGGGCACAGCCTCACCGAGGCGGACTACTCGTCCCTCTCGGTGCTCTGGTCGATCGTCTTCACCCTGGGCATCGGCCTGTTCATGCCGGTGGAACAGGAAGTCGCCCGACTCGTCGCCGCCCGGCACAGCCAGGGCCTACCCCCGGGGCCGGTCCTGGCCCGGGGGGCGGTCCTGGCCGCCGGCCTGCTCGCCGCCATGGTCGCGCTGATCATCGCCTTCCGAGGGATGCTCGCCGACCGGCTCTTCGACGGCGACGGCACCATGGTCACCGTCCTGATCGGCTCGCTGGCCGGTCTCGCCGTCGCGCACACCACCCGCGGCGTCCTGTCCGGCCTGCAACTGTTCCCCTGGTACGGCACCCAGCTCGGCATCGACGGCGGCCTGCGCATCGTGCTCGTCGCCGTGCTCGGCCTGACCGGTGTGACCAACCCGGTCTGGTTCGGCGCGGTGCTGGTCGTCGCCCCGGTCGCCGGTGTCATCCTCACCGCGCCGCCGGTGCTGCGCGCCATCGGCGGGGGCACCCCCCTGGCCTGGGCGCCCCTGCTGCGCGGCCTCGGCCTGCTCATCGTCTCCAGCCTGCTCGCCCAGGTCGTGGTCAACATCGGCGTGATCAACGTCAAGGTCCTCGACCCGTCCGACGTGGCGACCGCCGGTGCGCTGCTCTCCGCGTTGGTGCTGGTGCGGATCCCCCTGTTCGTCTTCGCGTCACTGCAGGCGTCACTGCTGCCGGGTCTCGCCACCACCGCCACCACCGGTGACCTCGCCGGATTCCACAGCCTGCTACGCCGGGCGCTCGGCATCGTCACCGCGCTCGGCCTCACCGGCGCCGTGGGTGCCGTGCTGCTCGGCCCATGGCTGGTGCAGACCCTCTTCGACGCCCCCGGCGTCCTCGGCCACGGCGACTTCGCCTGGCTCGCCGTCGCCACCCTCGCCTACCTGTGGGCGATGGTCCTCGGCCAGGCACTGCTCGCCCTCGACCGGCACCGGGCCCAGGCCCTCGCCTGGGCCGTCGGCGTCGCCGCGCTCATCGTCGCGACGCTCGCCCCGGTCACCACCGCGCTGCGGGTGGAACTCGGCTACGCCGTCGGTTCCGTCGTCGTCGCCGCCACCATGGCCGTCCTGCTGCGCAACCGCACCCCCCGCTCCGCGCCCACCCACACCCCTCCCCTCGAGGCTGTCACGCCTGGAGTAACCGGAGGACCCTGA
- a CDS encoding DUF2304 domain-containing protein — protein MKLTLVTGLTGLILLATIVELLRRRQLREKYGMLWLGVLVIVIPLSLFPRLLDNVAELLGVASGVSLVLFLGIVFLLLVCVHLSWEVSHLEEETRTLAEDFALLRAEIDADRAARDELVSHDG, from the coding sequence ATGAAACTCACCCTCGTCACCGGCCTGACCGGCCTGATACTGCTGGCCACGATCGTCGAGCTGCTGCGCCGCCGGCAGCTCCGCGAGAAGTACGGCATGCTCTGGCTCGGCGTCCTGGTGATCGTCATTCCGCTGTCGCTCTTCCCCCGCCTGCTGGACAACGTCGCCGAGCTGCTCGGCGTCGCCTCCGGTGTGAGCCTCGTGCTCTTCCTCGGCATCGTCTTCCTGCTGCTGGTCTGTGTGCACCTCAGCTGGGAGGTCAGCCACCTGGAAGAGGAGACCCGCACCCTGGCAGAAGACTTCGCCCTGCTCCGCGCGGAGATCGACGCGGACCGGGCGGCCCGAGACGAACTGGTGTCGCACGATGGTTAA
- a CDS encoding endonuclease VII domain-containing protein: MVRINDDRDGLRRCRDCGEWKPLDQFCASSKRPDGRGSYCKPCFNERSKASYARRVKAKFDREVRLGRVVPDGHRFCPACDAVKPFEAFPRNRADASGYATYCKPCHNAKTKETKDRLYGGNREYHLRRRYGVGEKEFQELLAEQGGVCAICGGADPQHLDHDHRTGWVRGILCFNCNGGLGQFRDSPMRLARAITYLRGTTWQRALIHPGVYQMCSPTRGRPPSRRS; encoded by the coding sequence ATGGTTCGGATCAATGACGATCGCGATGGGCTTCGCCGCTGCCGAGACTGCGGCGAGTGGAAGCCGCTCGATCAGTTCTGTGCGAGTTCGAAGCGGCCGGATGGGCGGGGCAGCTATTGCAAGCCCTGCTTCAACGAGCGGTCCAAGGCAAGCTACGCGCGTCGAGTGAAGGCGAAGTTCGACCGTGAGGTGCGCCTTGGCCGGGTCGTGCCGGACGGACACAGATTCTGTCCGGCTTGCGATGCGGTCAAGCCGTTCGAAGCCTTTCCCCGCAACCGTGCGGATGCCTCCGGTTACGCGACCTATTGCAAGCCCTGCCATAACGCCAAGACCAAAGAGACGAAGGACCGGCTGTACGGCGGTAACCGCGAGTACCACCTGCGGCGGAGGTACGGCGTGGGGGAGAAGGAGTTTCAGGAGCTCCTGGCCGAGCAGGGCGGGGTCTGCGCGATCTGTGGTGGCGCGGACCCGCAACATCTGGACCACGATCATCGCACCGGATGGGTGCGCGGGATACTCTGCTTCAACTGCAACGGTGGTCTTGGCCAGTTCCGTGACAGTCCCATGAGGCTGGCCAGGGCGATCACGTACCTGAGAGGAACCACGTGGCAGCGGGCTTTGATCCATCCGGGCGTCTACCAGATGTGTTCACCAACGCGGGGACGTCCTCCTTCACGACGTTCCTGA
- the rfbA gene encoding glucose-1-phosphate thymidylyltransferase RfbA — MRGILLAGGTGSRLWPITRAVSKQLMPVFDKPMVYYPLSTLMMAGVQEILVITTPEDQDQFRRLLGDGSQLGLRLEYTAQERPEGIAQAFILGADFIGAESVALVLGDNIFHGVGLGRQLAAHGDPVGGRVFAYQVANPQEYGVVDFDDTGRVLSIEEKPARPKSRYAVPGLYFYDNRVVDIARKLTPSARGELEITAVNEVYRETGELSVTVLDRGTAWLDTGTFTSMMQAAEFVRVVEERQGLKIGCVEEVAWRAGLIDDDQLRALATPLTKSGYGDYLLGLLAESDGKHGGTW; from the coding sequence GTGCGTGGAATCCTACTTGCCGGCGGCACCGGTTCGCGGCTCTGGCCGATCACCCGGGCGGTCTCGAAGCAGCTGATGCCGGTCTTCGACAAGCCGATGGTGTACTACCCGCTCTCCACCCTGATGATGGCCGGTGTCCAGGAGATCCTGGTGATCACCACACCGGAGGACCAGGACCAGTTCCGCCGGCTGCTCGGCGACGGCAGCCAGTTGGGGCTGCGGCTGGAGTACACCGCCCAGGAGCGCCCGGAGGGCATCGCGCAGGCGTTCATCCTCGGTGCCGACTTCATCGGCGCCGAGTCGGTCGCGCTGGTCCTCGGCGACAACATCTTCCACGGCGTCGGCCTGGGCCGGCAGCTCGCCGCGCACGGTGACCCGGTCGGCGGGCGGGTCTTCGCCTACCAGGTGGCCAACCCGCAGGAGTACGGCGTGGTCGACTTCGACGACACCGGTCGGGTGCTCTCGATCGAGGAGAAGCCGGCCCGGCCGAAGTCCCGCTACGCGGTGCCTGGCCTGTACTTCTACGACAACCGGGTGGTGGACATCGCCCGCAAGCTCACCCCGAGCGCCCGCGGCGAGCTGGAGATCACGGCGGTCAACGAGGTGTACCGGGAGACCGGCGAGCTGTCGGTGACCGTGCTGGACCGCGGGACCGCCTGGCTGGACACCGGCACGTTCACCTCGATGATGCAGGCGGCCGAGTTCGTCCGGGTCGTCGAGGAGCGGCAGGGCCTCAAGATCGGCTGCGTCGAGGAGGTGGCCTGGCGGGCCGGCCTCATCGACGACGACCAGCTGCGGGCGCTCGCGACGCCGTTGACCAAGAGCGGCTACGGCGACTACCTGCTCGGCCTGCTGGCCGAATCGGACGGCAAGCACGGGGGTACGTGGTGA
- a CDS encoding glycosyltransferase family 2 protein → MVNGKRVLIIIPALNESGSIADVVHEVRGELPGVDVLVVDDGSTDRTAAVAAAAGARVAKLPYNLGVGGAMRCGYRYARDHDYDVAIQVDADGQHDPRYVPKLVDLLDETDLVIGARFAGEGDYTVRGPRRWAMIMLSGVLSRVARTKLTDTTSGFRAANRRVIDMFATWYPVEYLGDTVETLVHTARRGYKIRQVPVAMRKRMAGTPSQSPAKAMIYLGRAFAVLTLALIRR, encoded by the coding sequence ATGGTTAACGGCAAGCGCGTCCTCATCATCATTCCGGCGCTCAACGAGTCCGGTTCGATCGCCGACGTGGTCCACGAGGTCCGTGGCGAGCTGCCCGGCGTCGACGTGCTCGTCGTCGACGACGGCTCCACCGACCGCACCGCCGCGGTGGCCGCCGCCGCTGGCGCCCGGGTCGCCAAGCTGCCGTACAACCTCGGTGTCGGCGGGGCCATGCGGTGCGGTTACCGCTACGCCCGCGACCACGACTACGACGTCGCGATCCAGGTCGACGCGGACGGCCAGCACGACCCCCGGTACGTGCCGAAGCTCGTCGACCTGCTCGACGAGACCGACCTGGTGATCGGCGCCCGGTTCGCCGGCGAGGGCGACTACACCGTCCGCGGCCCCCGCCGCTGGGCGATGATCATGCTCTCCGGCGTGCTGTCCCGCGTCGCGCGCACCAAGCTCACCGACACGACCTCCGGGTTCCGGGCCGCCAACCGCCGGGTGATCGACATGTTCGCCACCTGGTACCCGGTGGAGTACCTGGGCGACACGGTGGAGACGCTCGTGCACACCGCCCGACGCGGCTACAAGATCCGCCAGGTGCCGGTGGCCATGCGCAAGCGGATGGCGGGCACGCCCAGCCAGTCCCCCGCCAAGGCCATGATCTACCTCGGCCGGGCCTTCGCCGTCCTCACGTTGGCGCTCATTCGCCGGTGA